The proteins below come from a single Procambarus clarkii isolate CNS0578487 chromosome 54, FALCON_Pclarkii_2.0, whole genome shotgun sequence genomic window:
- the LOC138352669 gene encoding uncharacterized protein, protein MKLLVLVILAAAACASEIEKRDAEPSYVTSNYGSAYPAYSHRYHNGKRSAEPEPEPSYPIYSSGLRHGYDRHYYKRSAEPEPEPSYPLYYAPRHGYRRHFYKRSADPEPSYSVFSNYGYRPLNYYSQHYY, encoded by the exons ATGAAGCTCTTG GTGCTTGTGATCCTGGCGGCTGCCGCTTGCGCTTCTGAGATTGAGAAGCGAGATGCAGAGCCCAGTTACGTGACGAGCAATTACGGTAGTGCTTACCCAGCATACAGTCACCGTTACCACAATGGAAAGAGGTCTGCCGAGCCAGAGCCTGAACCATCATACCCAATTTATTCCTCCGGCCTTCGACATGGTTATGATCGTCATTACTACAAGAGGTCTGCCGAACCAGAGCCTGAACCATCGTATCCTCTCTACTACGCTCCCCGTCATGGTTATCGCCGACATTTCTACAAGAGGTCTGCAGATCCTGAACCATCCTACTCAGTCTTCTCTAATTATGGTTACCGGCCACTAAACTATTATAGTCAACACTATTACTAG